The following are encoded together in the Anopheles nili chromosome 3, idAnoNiliSN_F5_01, whole genome shotgun sequence genome:
- the LOC128723178 gene encoding phospholipase A2 group XV-like: MRSRFLLVFPFLLLCCCSLTSAVFLNHGGTYLGSLKHIFKKYSHLLKPDHKLSPVVFVPGDGGSQMDAMINKPDKVSILCQKHTTTFFNIWLNKELLLPLVIDCWIDNIRLVYDNNTRTSRNAPGVVTRVPGFGQSETVEWIDPSHASVGAYFVNIANALVANGYMRDKSIVGAPYDFRKGPHEHKDFFLALKYLVEQTYALNQETPVTFIVHSMGAPMTLHFLQLQSADWKAKYVRRVISLAGAWAGSVKALKVYAIGDDLGAFALSGKVMRAEQITNPSLAWLLPSPLFWKPNEVLARTQSRTYTMEQMPDFFDDLDFSEGWEMRKDSLPYTMNFTAPGVELHCLYGSNINTVESLDYQKSYDFSGTPVLKMGNGDGTVNARSLEACKQWTTQQKQPIIAKEFPGADHMSILSNVNVIENIVKLLLSDLLN, encoded by the exons ATGCGATCACGCTTTCTGCTGGTATTTCCATTTCTTCTGCTCTGCTGCTGTTCTCTCACATCCGCCGTGTTTTTAAACCATGGTGGCACATATTTGGGCTCGCTGAAGCATATTTTCAAGAAGTACTCCCATCTGCTGAAACCAGACCACAAGCTGTCTCCCGTTGTCTTTG TACCGGGCGATGGCGGAAGTCAGATGGATGCAATGATCAACAAACCGGACAAGGTATCGATCCTCTGTCAGAAGCACACTACGACGTTCTTCAACATTTGGCTCAACAAAGAGCTTTTGCTCCCGTTGGTGATCGACTGCTGGATCGATAACATCCGCTTGGTATACGACAACAATACGCGCACTTCAAGGAACGCACCGGGAGTCGTTACACGCGTGCCAGGCTTCGGACAGTCGGAAACGGTTGAATGGATTGATCCGTCGCATGCCTCGGTTGGTGCGTACTTCGTTAACATCGCAAACGCACTCGTCGCGAATGGATACATGCGGGATAAATCGATCGTTGGGGCACCATACGATTTTCGAAAGGGTCCAC ATGAACACAAGGATTTCTTCCTTGCGCTAAAGTACCTAGTCGAACAAACATACGCCCTGAACCAAGAAACGCCGGTAACGTTTATCGTTCACAGCATGGGTGCTCCGATGACACTGCACTTTCTGCAGCTTCAATCCGCCGACTGGAAGGCTAAATACGTCCGGCGGGTAATTTCGCTAGCCGGTGCTTGGGCGGGCAGTGTGAAAGCCCTCAAGGTTTACGCCATCGGAGATGATTTGGGTGCGTTCGCGTTGAGCGGTAAGGTGATGCGCGCAGAACAAATCACCAATCCCTCGCTGGCGTGGCTTCTACCGTCGCCACTGTTCTGGAAACCCAACGAGGTGCTCGCTCGGACGCAATCTCGCACGTACACAATGGAACAGATGCCTGATTTCTTCGACGATCTCGACTTTAGCGAGGGCTGGGAAATGCGCAAGGATTCGTTGCCATATACGATGAACTTCACTGCGCCCGGCGTCGAGCTGCACTGTCTGTACGGTAGCAACATCAATACTGTCGAATC GTTGGACTACCAGAAATCGTACGATTTCAGTGGCACACCGGTGCTGAAAATGGGCAATGGCGATGGCACGGTGAACGCGAGGTCACTTGAAGCCTGCAAGCAATGGACTACCCAGCAGAAGCAGCCGATCATCGCCAAAGAGTTCCCAGGAGCCGATCACATGAGCATTCTGTCGAACGTGAACGTCATCGAAAACATCGTCAAGCTGCTGTTATCGGATCTCTTAAACTAA
- the LOC128726906 gene encoding ras-related and estrogen-regulated growth inhibitor-like protein, whose translation MKTEEKTNVPRVRIAVLGNVNVGKSALTVRYLTRRFIGEYSSNTDLLYKQTVTLDSGVLDVEIVDISAENDNGFPVEQIQWADACLIVYSITDRSSYEYAQRSLAELRQLQNAPSAYLVGNKADLDHLREVQETEGASLAASHAIGFCEVSVADNTPALYKAFERLLVESRARPVKPRKFSVSKMFGTLIGNNGTRQPPASQGTVVPCHKGELHKSRVMKRRQAFTATASL comes from the exons ATGAaaacggaggaaaaaacaaacgtaccCCGCGTGCGGATAGCCGTGCTCGGGAACGTCAATGTGGGAAAATCCG CCCTCACGGTACGCTACCTGACGCGACGATTCATCGGCGAGTACAGCTCAAACACGGACCTGCTGTACAAGCAGACCGTCACCCTTGACAGTGGCGTGCTGGACGTGGAAATTGTCGACATTTCGGCGGAGAACGACAACGGTTTCCCGGTGGAGCAGATTCAGTGGGCCGACGCGTGTCTCATCGTGTACAGCATCACAGACCGAAGCAGCTACGAGTACGCACAGCGATCACTGGCAGAGCTGCGTCAGCTGCAAAACGCACCCTCGGCATACCTGGTCGGCAATAAGGCCGATCTGGATCACCTGCGAGAG GTCCAGGAAACAGAAGGCGCATCATTGGCCGCCTCACACGCGATCGGTTTCTGCGAAGTCTCAGTCGCCGATAACACGCCCGCCCTTTACAAAGCCTTCGAGCGGTTGCTGGTCGAATCGCGAGCCCGCCCGGTTAAGCCACGCAAGTTCTCCGTCAGCAAGATGTTCG GAACGCTGATCGGTAATAATGGCACCCGGCAACCCCCAGCGAGCCAGGGTACGGTCGTACCCTGCCACAAGGGTGAGCTGCACAAATCGCGAGTGATGAAGCGACGTCAGGCCTTCACCGCGACCGCTTCCCTATGA